A single window of Plectropomus leopardus isolate mb chromosome 12, YSFRI_Pleo_2.0, whole genome shotgun sequence DNA harbors:
- the rgs13 gene encoding regulator of G-protein signaling 13, translated as MPSLVTSPPRELQQLNMDNDNKKRGGTLKSRLQCRSSQTTKTEGLCFEEMSQWSHSLERLLSSKYGMKIFQAFLKSEFSDENIEFWLVCEDYKKIKSSFRMSSRAKKIFKRYIQAEAPREINIDHKTRDLIRRNMKTPTTVCFDDAQRIVYGLMERDSYPRFLRSDIYQALLESTSESVKM; from the exons ATGCCGAGTCTAGTCACGTCACCGCCAAGGGAGCTGCAGCAACTCAACATGGACAACGATAACAAGAAGAG GGGAGGAACCCTGAAGTCTCGACTGCAGTGTAGATCGTCTCAAACCACCAAAACTGAGGG GCTTTGTTTCGAGGAAATGTCCCAGTGGTCGCACTCACTAGAGAGACTTCTATCATCAAAAT ATGGTATGAAGATATTCCAGGCCTTCTTGAAGTCAGAGttcagtgatgaaaacattGAGTTTTGGCTGGTGTGTGAGGACTATAAGAAAATCAAGTCTTCCTTCAGGATGTCCTCCAGGGCCAAAAAGATCTTCAAACGCTACATTCAAGCTGAGGCTCCGAGAGAG ATCAATATTGATCACAAGACCAGAGACCTGATCAGGCGCAACATGAAGACGCCCACCACAGTTTGCTTCGACGATGCCCAGAGGATTGTCTACGGGCTAATGGAGAGGGACTCTTATCCACGTTTCCTCCGGTCTGACATCTATCAGGCTCTGCTGGAGTCCACATCTGAATCGGTCAAGatgtaa
- the rgs1 gene encoding regulator of G-protein signaling 21: protein MAIKLCCFPKDPLEDVETWSESVDKVLSCKAGQIAFREFLKSEYSEENILFWLACEEYKKIKTVPEMISSANRIYSEFVHSEAPRQINIDCGTRENITKNISQPSLTSFDTAQKLIYSLMARDCYPRFLKSDIYQGLLRRTDSR, encoded by the exons ATGGCGATAAA ATTGTGTTGCTTTCCCAAGGATCCCCTGGAGGATGTTGAGACTTGGAGTGAGTCTGTGGACAAAGTCCTCAGTTGTAAAG CCGGGCAGATAGCTTTCCGGGAGTTCCTGAAGTCCGAGTACAGCGAGGAGAACATTCTGTTTTGGCTCGCCTGTGAGGagtataaaaaaatcaagacgGTGCCAGAGATGATCTCCTCTGCCAACAGGATCTACTCAGAGTTTGTCCATTCAGAAGCGCCCAGGCAG ATCAACATAGATTGCGGTACCAGAGAAAACATAACAAAGAACATCTCCCAGCCTTCCCTGACTTCGTTTGATACGGCACAGAAGCTCATCTACAGTCTGATGGCCAGGGATTGCTACCCGCgcttcctaaaatctgacatctATCAGGGACTCCTGAGGAGAACCGATTCAAGGTGA
- the rgs18 gene encoding regulator of G-protein signaling 18, giving the protein METLLFLFPQFNYMAPKEEAYFRMLGPEDLHALKMKDDTSRQKDKERKSRLSLFLTKSGSHENVSPHKKTNTTSSNITPEAALQWSDSFEELLKHSDGVESFSQFLRTEFSEENIEFWLACEEYKTIDSETKLLSKAKYIYAVYIESEAPKEVNIDYNTKMAIQKVIAQPTKSCFEAAQMKVYSLMKKDSYPRFLHSDIYLRLTRRKGPGATMFRRRSRSCVFNDRGEATNEPTAW; this is encoded by the exons ATGGAGACACTTCTTTTTCTATTTCCTCAATTCAACTACATGGCCCCAAAGGAGGAAGCGTATTTCAGAATGCTTGGTCCAGAGGACTTGCATGCACTAAAGATGAAGGACGATACTAGCAG acagaaagacaaggagaggaagagccGACTAAGCCTTTTTCTCACCAAGTCAGGCTCTCATGAAAACGTCAGTCcccataaaaagacaaatacgACATCCAGCAA CATCACTCCAGAGGCCGCTTTGCAATGGAGCGACTCCTTTGAAGAGCTGCTGAAGCACTCAG ATGGGGTGGAAAGCTTCTCTCAGTTCCTCAGGACAGAGTTCAGTGAGGAAAACATTGAGTTCTGGTTGGCCTGTGAAGAATACAAGACCATTGATTCTGAGACGAAGCTGCTGTCCAAAGCCAAATATATTTATGCGGTTTATATTGAATCGGAGGCCCCTAAAGAG GTCAACATTGACTACAACACCAAGATGGCCATTCAGAAGGTCATAGCACAGCCCACAAAGAGCTGTTTTGAAGCAGCCCAGATGAAAGTCTACAGCCTGATGAAAAAGGACTCCTACCCCAGGTTCCTCCACTCTGACATTTATCTGCGTCTCACCAGGAGGAAAGGCCCCGGGGCCACCATGTTTCGCAGAAGGTCACGCTCCTGTGTATTCAACGACAGAGGCGAGGCCACAAACGAACCTACAGCCTGGTAG